tttacgATAACATTTATTcactaatttattatatataataatgatatatgatgtatataataatatataataattcatttataaataaataaattgaaaaaatcccTATATTCAGGAACCTTCTAGTCTAGttggggaattttttaaaaagccaacaacagttaaataattaatttgttaaaaaaGCATTACGGGGCAGAGTAAGTTTCCAGCCAAGATGATAGCGAATGCTGGTCTCTACAACTCCCCTCCCTGAAATCCACCTCAAGAACTGACTCCGTCACCTGCACAGCTCCCAGCGCAGGGCAGGGTACTGATGCCCACATGCAGTGCATTCCCACCCCAACAGGGCCGGGGGAGAGCCTCAGGCTCTGACACCTGCAGCCCCGGGCCTGTTGCCCATTTCCAAGTCCAATCAAACAAGCACACCCGGGCTTTTTTCTCTCTTGAGCAGATAGCCTGTATTCACGGATCCAGCCTGTTCTTTAGCGCCTCTCGAGACAGGACAGCCAGGATGTGGGACCTGCGTGGCCCCGCCCAGCCAAGGCAACAGTTCTCTGGCCATGCCATGGTGGTCACTGGATTGGCTGTGAGTCCAGGTAAAGTCAAAGAGAGCTCTACCCAACactgttgtattttctttctttctttcttttctttttttaaaatttatttatttatcagagagagagagaatacaagcagggggagtggcaggcagagggagaagcaggctccccactgagcaaggacttggatatgggactcaatcccaggatcctgggatcatgacctgagccgaaggcagatgcctaactgagccaccaggcacctcttttattttttttttttaattaagattgattattttttgaaatttatttttaaaaagattttatttatttatttgacagagatcacaagtagacagagaggcagtcagagaatgggggagcaggccccctgctaagcagagagccggatgcggggctcgatcccaggactctgggatcatgacctgagcttaaggcagaggctttaacccactgagccacccaggtgccccaagattgattatttttagagagagagtgtgtgagcggATGTGGAGGGGagagcaatgggagagggagaagagaagcagactccccactgagcatggagcccaactcagggctccatctcaccaccctgagctcatgacctgagtcaaaaccaagggtcagacactcaaccaactgagccacccaggcgccctctcgtTGTACTTTCTGAAAAGCCCCATACCAGGCCCATCTCATGGACCATCTTTCTCTTGTTCCCCCAGACTCGTCACAGCTGTGCACTGGCTCCCGGGACAACACCCTGCTCCTATGGGACGTTGGGACTGGACAGTGTATGGATAGAGCTTCCATCTCCAGGAACCTGGTAGGAACTCAAAGTTGGTAGAGAGTGGGACAGCAGAGGGGAGCATGTGGTGAGGCAAAGAGCCTGTGAGAGAGATCAGGAGATACATGGGGCAGTAGAGGCTTGACGCCTCATTACTACTCACCCTGAACTCTGTCAGACTCTGGCCTCTCAGGGTTATCAGGCTGGGTGATCTCTTTAAAGTTTTCTGcttcagggacgcctggatggctcaagtggttaagcatctgccttctgctcgggtcatgatcccaaggtcctggaattgagtcccacatccaactttttgctcagtgggaggtctTCTTCTTCCGCTGCGTGCCGCTCCCTTGCTTgtcctcagtctctctctgacaaataaataaacaaaatcgtaaaataaataaataaataaagtcttctgcTCCAGAGAATACCTCTTCTAATTCATACTGGAATTTTAAGTGGTgtgttcatttattccttcaaaatgtgtttttccaTATCTGCTGTGCTAGGAGCAGGGTTAGTGGCCTAAGACACCATCCTTGTCCTCCAGGATCTCATAGCTGATGTGCAGAGAAACAAGCAGGACCCTTTGCTTTATGTATAATTTGCTGTGTTTATGAAGACCAATGTTTTCTGGGAGTAGGCTGGTAGATAAACTCCACAGCCTTTGAGGTCAGTCATACCTGGTTTCAAATTATGGatttatcactttaaaaaatagatatttgatttatttatttgacagagagagacacagtgagagagggaacacagcagggggagtgggaaagggagacggcaggcttcctgcagagcagggagcctgatgcagggctcaattccaggaccctaggatcatgacctgagctgaaggcagacccttaacaacagAGCCAGCTGGGCGCCcccattactttttttaaaaaaataatctctatacccaacatggggcttgaactcacaatcctgagatcaataGTCACATGTTCTatcaactgaaccagccaggcgccccaagagccaTCACATTTTAGCTGAGTTACTCTGAGAAAGTCACTTAGAGTGTCAGTGTCTTCATTTATATCATGATTTGACATGATAGGTGTTCCTTCAGTGGTCATTAACTATCATTCGTGGTCATCTTTTCCAGTTTTGAACACAACTGTCCCTGGCAGGGTATGGTATGCTCACTCTATGCCCTCCATATTTGTGGAGGTTGCTAGAAGAAAATTGTGTCTCCTTGGgttattttgaaaactgtttCATGTCTGTCCAGCAGGGGGTCATagggatgaaaagaaagaaagaatgcatcCTGAACCTTGTGAGGCCTTAGACTAGGGTTTCAGTGGTCCCACCAtagaacggggtgggggggggtgctgcttTCTGTGGCTGCCAGTCACTAGCAGATCTCCACCACGAGTGGGGGCGCCCGCATGCATTCTGGTACTCACCACTGGCCTGGCCACTACCATTGCTGCTGCTGATTCAGGGACGTCCAgtagagcatgagtggggggcatCTGCAAAACacagcctggggcgcctgggtggctcagtgggttaaagcctctgccttcggctcgggtcatgatctcagggtcctgggatcaagccccgcatcgggctctctgctcagcagggagcctgcttccccaccccccaccgcctgcctctctacctacttgtgatctctgcctgtcaaataaataaataaaatcttaaaaaaacgaaAACACAGCCTCCCTCCAAGTCGAGTGTACGAGTCAGCGTCCTTGAGAAGTGGAGAGACACCATTTAGCACGGTTTACAGGAGTTGCCATAGAAGAGCGACTTGGTATGGAGaagttttgaaaattttgctttttccaggTCACTCACCTGTGCTGGGTCCCCCAAGAACCATATGTACTACAGACTTCTGAAGATAAAACCATCAGGTGGGCTTACTGAGCAGCCATGAAGGTGTTTCTGGTGAAGGTTTGTGATTCCCAAGCTTATATGactcccttttccctctgcttttccaCACTGCTGTGCCTTCCCAGGGCCTTTTGCCCCTTTGCCCCTTGCTGGGGCTGGGGTCTCTGGCATGGATCCCTGGACTGTCTGGGTAGAGGCTGAATGGCAGGAAGTCAGGCCAGGAAAGAGCCCCTGTCCTGGATGGTTCTGAAGCAGCTGACTCTGACCccacccttgcccccccccccccgcccccagtttGAACACATTCAATCTGAGCTCAGTCCCCGTCATTGGCTTGCCCCCGCTTTGAGCTGCCTGCCTGGCTCCATTTTCCTCCCCTGCTGGGGGCCGGATGTTCTCAAGCACCCAGCCCTCAGGGGAAGCCTTGTCTGGGCCAGTGGGGTCGGATCCTCGTCATTAGAGTCAAATGAAGTGACTTGTTGAGTGGAAAGCACAACGAGAAACTCTGGATCTCAGAAGAGATTCGTTCTACTCAGAAAACAGGAAGAATGAGGTAAAGAGGTGGAAAATGAGACGAGAAGCGGAATAAGACACTCCCTGTGGACCCCGCGGCCCAGTAGGCCAAGGCCTGCAAGTCTTTTGTATCTGATTCTGGAATGGTGATGGCTCCTCTGGATCCTAATAACTATCTTTTAAAGCAATTAAGTCACAGGCACAGAAATATCCTCATGTCCCTTGAAAGCAGTATCCTAAAGGGCCAAATTAACAAATTAACTTGTACGGTTACGATGCTTGGTCTAGATTCCTATTAAGTGGGTCTCAAAACAGAAAGAACTCAGATGTCATTCAGTTTGGCTATTTCCTGGCAGCTTTGGTGTCTCCAAGGTTGATCTGGTTCATACTCCTGTTTTTAGGTGAACCATGACATTCCATCTGACTGGCCAGAGCCGCGGAGGGCTGCAGTTTACATTAGTGGGTCTGTCCGATACATTTACCACAGGCTCATTGCTTCGTTTCTTGCAGGTTATGGGATAGCCGGGGGCTGCAGGTGGCTCACGTATTTCCCGCAAAGCAGCATATTCAGACCTACTGCGAGGTCAGTGAGGATGGACACAAGTGTGTCTCCTGCAGCAACGGCTTTGGAGGGGAAGGCTGCGAAGCCACGGTGAGTGAGTGTCGGTGTCTGGGGGCCCGGCTGCTGATGAGCAAAGTGCTTCCTCTGACCTCCGGCCAATCCTGGGCTCCACCAGGCCAGCTCTGCTAATGGCTCAGGCCTATTCCGAGTGCATACTGTAAGTGAGCCTTTGCACTCCGGATTCATCTCTCAAGAAACCTCCATTAGCTTTGGGCTTTCCGATTGAGAGTAGACAGAGGCATGGGATGAGAGTTAAGATAGGAAGGTGCTAAACACAGAACCAGCTTGCTAATGTCCCTAGTTCCGGCAGAGCTTACAGAGGGGAGGGACTATTTGAAGAGCCAAATGTCTTCCCATTGTACTTGGGGTCAAGGTACAGGAGGCTCAAGCTCTTCAGGGAGTCTTAGGCACCAGTGTTGGTCGATGGCCCATCCCAACCCTTACCTATATACCTTTCCTTGCACCTAATTTTGGATTACATTGCAGTGTATCTCCAAAGTACCTCGGATTCCTCACTGTAGAATATAGGCTAAGAGGAGCATCTGGTCCAAATATAACAATTAGAGCTCCCTTTGTACCAAACAGTCCATGCTCGGCACTGGCCTGAGCACATTACATGCACTGTCTCatctaatccttacaacaacctcGTGAATTAGGTTCTattataattcccattttacGGATAAGCAAACAGAGGCATGGCAAGTTGAAGTCTCTTGCACAAGACCACACCTCTAGGAAGTGGTGCACTGAGGCACGGAATCCCCAGGCTATCGATGTAACACCTCTTCCCCAAGCTAAGCATTTCCAGCCCCTACAACTGATGCGGTGTCCTGTGGTTTCATTATTTCTCAGATACAGTTCAGATCACTCTCCTCTCTGGATGTTGTTCTCCTGAATTAACATGGTGCCCAGTGACTTCATTATATTTTGGACACAATTCGGTTTGCTCTCCTCCCTGAACCTTGTTCTCTAGCTGTGATCTGATTGTGTCAACAAGAGTGTAATTGGCAGCATTGTCACCTCCTTTGTTGGAGGGTCTCATCTTCATATACCAAGGTTCAGCGTGGAGGCAATCAGTCAGAAGGTCTGCGCCTCTGTGTGCTTATGAGAAGGTGCTCCTAACTATGGGGTCTCCACAGAACCCACAGGCCAAGAGGCCGAGCTGTGCTAGAAAGTAGGCACCCCCAGggcgcctggccggctcagtcagaagagcatgagactcttgatcttgggatcgtgagtttgagccccacatggggtgtagagattacttaaataaataaaaaactaaaaaaaaaaaaaaaaaaaaaaaagtaggcaatGCCATACTGTCCCATCATGCTGTAGAACTTGGAGCTTTCACTTCCCCGGCCCTGACATTAATGAGGAAGGCAGCAACCCTCCCTGCACACCCTTACCCAGGGTTGTTTGAGATCGttgatgtttaaaataattaccaGATGGGTGAGTGATTTGGTGTGTGGATGGGATGGATGAAGATGAGGGGTAGCTCCATGAGGAGGTAAGTGGGGGACACAGGTGGATCATGAGAAGATGGTGGGTGGAAATCAGTGAGGGCAGCATGTGTGAAGCTGGGGAAATACGTGTTTATGAGCTAACCTATGTCATTCCTCTACAGCTGTGGGACTTAAGGCAGACACGAAACAGAATATGTGAATATAAGGGGCATTTCCAGACTGTTGCATCCTGTGTCTTTCTACCAAGAGCGCTGGCCTCGATGCCTATAATTGCTACCTCATCCCATGACTGCAAAGTGAAGATTTGGAACCAAGACACTGGAGGTAAGGAGCCTGCTGGTGGTGCTTCTCAAAGACACATGGTGTCCTAAAAGCATCCTTGAAACTCTCTCTTTCCATTGCTCAGCAAATACAAAGACAGCCATGTTCTGCCACTCTCCAGGCCCCTAGTGGTTAAGAGATGACACTAAGATACCAGGATTCTGTTGAACCTCCTGCTAGAGGCCCTCACTGCGTGAGCCCCACTACCACATTGTACAGACTCACTCCTGAGAACTCAAATATATTTGGTTCTTACTGTTCTTGCTACCCAAAGTTCTTCATCAGGTTTTAATGTGTGATGCTCAAAATGCCTGGAAAAGGAGACAAGAATTGTCattttcaaattgattttttaagGACTAAAAATGAGAGTCTCTGCTCATGGTGGGGGTGAGGTAGAGTAAGCACTGTCTACCCAGACTGCCCTGTCTTGATGCTACAGGTCAGGTTTGAGATCCCAGTCAGGTCATGAACTCCAAAGTTccagaaaaaaagatgttttaggGAACACAGCTCCCCCAAGTCCTCAGTGAGGTATGCCAGAGCCCACTGCTACTGGCTGATTGTTAAATATTCAGGAATATCTAATATGGTCATAGTGGGAATATTTTCACCACAAAAGGTGGCAAATG
This is a stretch of genomic DNA from Mustela lutreola isolate mMusLut2 chromosome 12, mMusLut2.pri, whole genome shotgun sequence. It encodes these proteins:
- the WDR31 gene encoding WD repeat-containing protein 31 isoform X2 — its product is MGKLQSKLKHSTYKYRPDGILEERIQTKACLEYGPAHADSVSVVAALNSDLCVSGGKDKTVVAYNWKSGDVVKRFRGHEREVTKIACIHGSSLFFSASRDRTARMWDLRGPAQPRQQFSGHAMVVTGLAVSPDSSQLCTGSRDNTLLLWDVGTGQCMDRASISRNLVTHLCWVPQEPYVLQTSEDKTIRLWDSRGLQVAHVFPAKQHIQTYCEVSEDGHKCVSCSNGFGGEGCEATLWDLRQTRNRICEYKGHFQTVASCVFLPRALASMPIIATSSHDCKVKIWNQDTGACLFTLSLDGSGPLTSLAVGDTISLLCASFNKGIHLLRVERSQGLELQEVAAF
- the WDR31 gene encoding WD repeat-containing protein 31 isoform X1, translated to MGKLQSKLKHSTYKYSRPDGILEERIQTKACLEYGPAHADSVSVVAALNSDLCVSGGKDKTVVAYNWKSGDVVKRFRGHEREVTKIACIHGSSLFFSASRDRTARMWDLRGPAQPRQQFSGHAMVVTGLAVSPDSSQLCTGSRDNTLLLWDVGTGQCMDRASISRNLVTHLCWVPQEPYVLQTSEDKTIRLWDSRGLQVAHVFPAKQHIQTYCEVSEDGHKCVSCSNGFGGEGCEATLWDLRQTRNRICEYKGHFQTVASCVFLPRALASMPIIATSSHDCKVKIWNQDTGACLFTLSLDGSGPLTSLAVGDTISLLCASFNKGIHLLRVERSQGLELQEVAAF
- the WDR31 gene encoding WD repeat-containing protein 31 isoform X3, with product MWDLRGPAQPRQQFSGHAMVVTGLAVSPDSSQLCTGSRDNTLLLWDVGTGQCMDRASISRNLVTHLCWVPQEPYVLQTSEDKTIRLWDSRGLQVAHVFPAKQHIQTYCEVSEDGHKCVSCSNGFGGEGCEATLWDLRQTRNRICEYKGHFQTVASCVFLPRALASMPIIATSSHDCKVKIWNQDTGACLFTLSLDGSGPLTSLAVGDTISLLCASFNKGIHLLRVERSQGLELQEVAAF